From the genome of Leptotrichia trevisanii DSM 22070:
AAATTTGGGGTTGATACTGGAGCGGTTGGATTTGCGATTTTGACTGATGGATTGAAGGGGTATTATAAGGATACTGATAAAAAGGATTTTGAGGTTTTGATTGCTTATGATAACAGCGATTTTGAAAAATTGGTGGAAATTGTGAATGATTTTCAGAAAAAGGGGCTTAGAGTAAGGACGGAAAATATTGAGAATTTAGGTGAAAGTGATTTTGAAATTTTTAATTTTGATGAGAAATATATTTTTCAAAATGGGGAATTGAAAAAGGAGGAATAGTATGATAAATATAGCTCTTCCTAAAGGGAGATTAGGAAATAAAGTGTATAATTTATTTGAGAAAATAGGTTATGAAAGTTCGGAAATGAAGGAAGACAATAGGAAACTGATTTTTGAGAATGAGGAAAAAAATATTAGATTTCTTTTGGTGAAGCCGTCGGATGTAGGGGTTTATGTCGAAAAAGGAAGTGCGGATATTGGGGTTGTAGGAAGGGATATACTGCTTGAAGAAAATCCTGATGTGTATGAATTGATGGACTTGGGATTTGGGAAATGCAGGTTTTCGATTGCAGGCCCGATGGATTTTAAGGAAAATTTTGACAGGCCTCTTGTGGTTGCAACAAAGTATCTTAATGTGGCTAA
Proteins encoded in this window:
- the hisG gene encoding ATP phosphoribosyltransferase, whose protein sequence is MINIALPKGRLGNKVYNLFEKIGYESSEMKEDNRKLIFENEEKNIRFLLVKPSDVGVYVEKGSADIGVVGRDILLEENPDVYELMDLGFGKCRFSIAGPMDFKENFDRPLVVATKYLNVAKKYFDSINRDVELIKLNGSIEIAPILGLSDVIMDIVETGTTLKENNLKVLTNIEDISARFVANKSSYRFKNKKIEEIVNKIKEIL